Genomic window (Candidatus Eremiobacterota bacterium):
TGCGCTACTGCGAGGCGGGCGTTGGCGAAATCGATTTTGGTTTGGGCGCGGCGCCAGGCTTCGAGATCGCTCCCGGCGGCGCGTTGTTCTTCCTGTGCGGCGGAGAGGTCGGCGCGGGCGTCGGCGATGTCGATCTCGTCCTGCTCGAGGGCGGCGTCGGCCAAGATCGTGATCTTGTCGGGGAGCGCTTGCAGGAAGCCTTCGCTGCAGGCGAGCTCGAGGCGGCGCGTCTCGGCGCCGTCGCGCACGTTCGCGCGCAGCACGCCGGGACGCAGCGCCGTCAAGTACGGCGCGTGCGAGGGCAGGATGCCCACTTCGCCTTCGGTGCCGACGGCGATGACGAGCTCCGCCTCGCCGTCAAACTTCACCGCGCGCGGCGTGATCAGCGTGAACGCGACGGCGTTAGCCATTCCAGCCCATCGCGCGGGCGGCTTCCTTCACCTCGTCGATCCCGCCGACGTACAGAAACGCCTGCTCGGGGATGTCGT
Coding sequences:
- the atpC gene encoding ATP synthase F1 subunit epsilon, producing the protein MANAVAFTLITPRAVKFDGEAELVIAVGTEGEVGILPSHAPYLTALRPGVLRANVRDGAETRRLELACSEGFLQALPDKITILADAALEQDEIDIADARADLSAAQEEQRAAGSDLEAWRRAQTKIDFANARLAVAHVNA